Proteins encoded within one genomic window of Nitrosopumilus sp.:
- a CDS encoding inorganic diphosphatase yields the protein MSKNFWHDIESGTDVPEIINAIVEIPKGSMNKYEYDKKHNMIKLDRVLFSPFHYPGDYGLIPQTLSEDGDPLDALVLVTNPTYPGILIEARPIGLLQMKDDGKLDDKIICVATNDPRYLHTADISDIEDHYRSEIAHFFQVYKDLEGKKVEIMGWKSAKEAKVVIIESIKRYKDTLKKY from the coding sequence ATGAGCAAGAATTTTTGGCACGATATCGAATCAGGTACAGATGTTCCTGAAATAATTAATGCGATTGTAGAAATTCCAAAGGGTTCTATGAACAAGTACGAATACGATAAGAAACACAATATGATAAAATTAGACAGAGTTTTGTTCTCACCATTTCATTATCCTGGAGATTATGGGTTAATTCCACAAACGTTATCTGAAGACGGCGACCCGCTGGATGCACTAGTATTAGTTACAAACCCAACTTATCCTGGAATTCTAATCGAGGCAAGGCCCATTGGATTACTCCAAATGAAAGATGACGGGAAATTAGATGACAAGATTATTTGTGTTGCAACAAATGATCCAAGATATTTGCACACAGCAGATATTTCAGATATTGAAGATCACTATCGTTCAGAAATCGCCCACTTTTTCCAAGTTTACAAAGATTTGGAAGGCAAAAAAGTAGAGATCATGGGATGGAAATCAGCTAAAGAAGCCAAAGTGGTAATTATAGAATCTATAAAAAGATACAAAGACACGTTGAAAAAATATTAA
- a CDS encoding UBP-type zinc finger domain-containing protein, whose protein sequence is MTKECEHFIQENKVSQNTKNCEECEKEHLPVVALRMCLTCGHVGCCDSSIGKHATKHFEETGHPVMQAVPEKIWKWCYIHEEYY, encoded by the coding sequence ATGACAAAAGAGTGTGAACATTTCATTCAAGAAAACAAAGTATCTCAAAATACAAAAAATTGTGAAGAGTGTGAAAAAGAACATCTTCCAGTAGTTGCACTTCGAATGTGTTTAACATGTGGACATGTAGGTTGTTGTGATTCATCTATTGGAAAACACGCAACTAAACATTTTGAAGAAACAGGGCATCCAGTTATGCAAGCAGTACCAGAAAAGATTTGGAAGTGGTGCTACATTCATGAAGAATATTATTGA
- a CDS encoding TATA-box-binding protein: MTQTKPVIAIVNVVASATIEQKLDLVDITKKFPAVEYHPEQFPGAVFRLKNPKTATLLFGSGKMVCTGAKSQELAETAVFEVVKILRKGKIKIKNDPLVSIQNIVSSINLGGKVNLEQAARTLPRSMYEPEQFPGLIHRMLDPKTVILIFASGKLVCVGAKLEKDVHRSVNQIHALLEEKGLMVYD, from the coding sequence ATGACTCAAACTAAACCTGTAATTGCAATTGTAAATGTTGTAGCATCTGCTACCATTGAACAAAAATTAGACTTGGTGGATATCACTAAAAAATTCCCTGCAGTAGAATATCATCCAGAACAATTCCCTGGAGCCGTATTTAGACTCAAAAACCCAAAGACTGCCACGCTCCTCTTTGGTTCTGGAAAGATGGTATGTACCGGTGCCAAATCCCAAGAATTAGCTGAAACTGCTGTCTTTGAAGTGGTGAAAATTCTAAGGAAAGGAAAAATCAAAATTAAAAATGATCCTTTGGTTTCTATTCAAAATATAGTATCTTCTATCAATCTTGGCGGTAAGGTAAACTTGGAACAAGCTGCAAGAACTCTCCCAAGAAGTATGTATGAACCAGAACAATTCCCTGGACTTATTCATAGAATGCTAGACCCAAAAACTGTGATCTTGATTTTTGCATCTGGTAAGTTGGTATGTGTTGGGGCCAAACTTGAAAAAGATGTTCATCGTTCTGTCAACCAAATTCATGCATTGCTTGAAGAAAAAGGGTTAATGGTTTACGATTAG
- a CDS encoding TFIIB-type zinc ribbon-containing protein encodes MVLEIINADSTCGRCGKNAMLTDNDTGERFCGKCGYVITETLQDSGPEWRSFSKEGGADPTRTGAPTSLAMHDRGLATIISPMNKDSSGKPLTSTMKSTIERLRTWDSRSKVNASSDKNLRQALSELSTLKDKLSLSDAVIEKASYIYRKALEKGLVKGRSISALIAASLYAACRDTETPRTLKDVSDAGNIKKKDISRCYRILHQELELKMPVVDPVQCVARIASSIGITEKTKRYAVKVLKDAQAHEESAGKDPMGLAAAALYLSCVKNGEDKTQRDIAEAANVTEVTIRNRYKGLRLDQNMDVMGGK; translated from the coding sequence TTGGTTTTAGAAATTATTAATGCAGATTCGACATGTGGTCGTTGTGGCAAAAATGCCATGTTGACTGATAATGATACCGGCGAAAGATTTTGTGGAAAATGTGGTTATGTGATTACAGAGACATTGCAAGATTCTGGCCCTGAATGGAGATCATTTTCCAAAGAAGGTGGCGCAGATCCAACTAGAACAGGAGCGCCTACATCTCTTGCAATGCATGACAGAGGTCTTGCAACAATCATCAGTCCTATGAACAAAGACTCTTCTGGAAAACCTCTAACATCTACAATGAAAAGTACTATCGAAAGACTACGAACATGGGATAGTAGAAGTAAAGTAAATGCTTCTTCAGACAAAAACCTTCGACAAGCACTAAGTGAATTATCTACATTAAAAGACAAACTTTCATTATCTGATGCAGTTATTGAAAAGGCATCATACATCTACAGAAAAGCATTAGAAAAAGGACTGGTGAAAGGTCGTTCTATTTCTGCATTAATTGCAGCATCTCTTTATGCTGCATGTAGGGACACTGAAACTCCTAGAACTCTAAAAGATGTTTCTGATGCAGGTAATATCAAGAAAAAAGATATTTCGAGATGCTATAGAATTTTACACCAAGAATTAGAATTGAAAATGCCTGTGGTAGACCCAGTTCAATGTGTTGCAAGAATTGCAAGTTCTATTGGAATCACTGAAAAAACAAAACGCTATGCAGTTAAAGTTCTCAAAGATGCTCAAGCTCATGAAGAATCTGCAGGGAAAGATCCAATGGGATTAGCAGCTGCAGCACTATACCTATCTTGTGTGAAAAACGGTGAAGATAAAACTCAACGTGATATTGCAGAAGCTGCAAACGTTACAGAAGTAACAATTAGAAATAGATACAAAGGCTTGAGATTGGATCAAAATATGGATGTAATGGGAGGTAAGTGA
- a CDS encoding M3 family oligoendopeptidase codes for MSSYQLGKWDLSELSKNPKSPAFQKQIQELEQLAKKFEKIKSKLNPKMSSKQFMHILDQVEEISEKMSKIGGYASLSYSSDTQSDEATSLMTKMSKLGSEISNKILFFDLWWKTQVDDKNAKRLMSDAGEITEYLSHKRLFAKYALSEPEERIINTLDVTGISALVKLYDKITNSFEYKMKIGNKSKTMTREELTNYVRSTNPKIRETAYKTILSKYSENKGVIGEIYQNIVLNWKDEGIEIRGYKSPISMRNIGNDVDDKTIDSLLTVCKKNSPVFQKFFVQKAKMLKMKKLRRYDLYAPATSNIKEKNYSYDKSVKLVFESLGKFSGTLEEYAKKVFNEKHIDSEIRQGKRDGAFCSTLTPKITPYVLVNFTGKSRDVFTLAHELGHAVHSQAAQDRSILVQDAPLPLAETASTFSELLLYDNLSDKISDDEKKIMLSEKIDDLYATILRQSFFTIFEVDAHEQIGNGTTIDEISKTYLKNLKTQFGNSVSLTEDFEIEWSCIPHFYHTPFYCYAYSFGNLLALSLFQRYKKEGKDFVPAYIKILAAGGSKKPEKLLSEYGFDISSPKFWQEGFDYVKEQVSTLSKLN; via the coding sequence ATGTCATCGTATCAGCTAGGAAAATGGGATCTATCAGAATTATCTAAAAATCCAAAAAGCCCTGCATTTCAAAAACAAATTCAAGAATTAGAGCAACTTGCAAAAAAGTTTGAAAAAATCAAATCTAAACTTAATCCAAAAATGTCTTCAAAACAATTTATGCATATCTTAGATCAAGTAGAAGAAATTTCTGAAAAGATGAGTAAGATTGGTGGATATGCATCATTATCTTATTCTTCAGACACACAATCAGATGAAGCAACATCGTTGATGACTAAAATGTCAAAACTTGGTTCTGAGATTTCAAATAAGATTTTATTTTTTGATTTGTGGTGGAAAACTCAAGTAGATGATAAAAATGCAAAAAGACTCATGAGTGATGCTGGAGAAATAACAGAATATCTCTCACATAAAAGACTGTTTGCAAAATATGCTTTAAGTGAACCAGAAGAGAGAATCATCAACACACTAGATGTTACAGGGATTTCTGCACTTGTAAAATTGTATGACAAGATAACAAATTCATTTGAATATAAAATGAAAATTGGAAACAAATCCAAAACAATGACTAGAGAAGAACTTACAAATTATGTGAGAAGTACAAATCCAAAAATTCGAGAAACAGCATACAAAACCATTCTTTCAAAATATTCAGAAAATAAAGGAGTCATTGGAGAGATTTATCAAAACATTGTTCTCAATTGGAAAGACGAAGGGATAGAAATCAGAGGTTACAAATCTCCAATATCAATGAGAAACATCGGTAATGATGTAGATGACAAAACTATAGATTCTTTGTTAACAGTATGCAAAAAAAATTCTCCAGTTTTTCAGAAATTTTTTGTACAAAAAGCAAAAATGCTAAAAATGAAAAAATTGCGAAGATATGATTTGTATGCTCCTGCCACATCCAACATTAAAGAAAAAAACTATTCGTATGACAAATCAGTAAAATTGGTTTTTGAGTCACTTGGCAAGTTTAGTGGGACTTTAGAAGAATATGCAAAAAAAGTATTCAATGAAAAACATATTGATTCAGAGATAAGACAAGGTAAAAGAGACGGAGCATTTTGTAGTACTCTGACGCCAAAAATTACGCCGTATGTATTAGTAAATTTCACTGGGAAATCAAGAGACGTGTTTACTTTAGCTCATGAACTAGGTCATGCCGTACATAGTCAAGCTGCACAAGATAGATCAATTCTTGTTCAAGATGCGCCATTGCCACTTGCAGAAACTGCATCAACATTCTCAGAGTTATTATTGTACGATAATTTGTCAGATAAAATTTCTGATGATGAGAAAAAAATTATGCTTTCAGAAAAAATAGATGATCTTTATGCAACGATACTAAGACAATCATTTTTCACAATTTTCGAAGTTGATGCTCATGAACAAATTGGTAATGGAACAACTATAGATGAAATATCAAAAACATATTTGAAAAATCTTAAAACACAATTTGGAAATTCTGTGAGTTTAACTGAAGATTTTGAAATAGAATGGAGTTGTATTCCTCATTTTTATCACACTCCGTTTTACTGTTATGCATATTCATTTGGAAATTTGTTAGCATTGTCATTATTTCAAAGATACAAAAAAGAAGGCAAAGACTTTGTTCCAGCATATATCAAGATTTTAGCTGCAGGAGGATCCAAAAAACCAGAGAAATTACTTTCTGAATATGGATTTGACATATCTAGTCCCAAATTTTGGCAAGAAGGATTTGATTATGTTAAAGAACAAGTTAGCACATTATCAAAACTGAATTAA
- a CDS encoding arginine decarboxylase, pyruvoyl-dependent: MLDLVAKNLFLTKGKGVHEDRLTSFEYALRDAGIAGTNLVLISSIFPPKAKLISRKEGLKKISPGQILFTIYSKNQTNEPHRVCSASVGIAQPKDTSRYGYLSEYEAFGQNEVQAGDYAEDIAAQMLASSLGIPFDADKAWNEKRQQWSISGEIYNTHNITQATKGDKDGKWTTVFAAAVLLL; this comes from the coding sequence ATGTTAGATTTAGTTGCAAAGAATTTGTTTCTTACAAAAGGTAAAGGTGTTCATGAAGATAGATTAACTAGTTTTGAATATGCTCTAAGGGATGCTGGTATTGCTGGTACTAATCTTGTTTTGATTTCAAGTATATTTCCGCCTAAAGCAAAACTAATTTCTAGAAAAGAAGGTTTGAAAAAAATTTCTCCAGGACAAATTCTCTTTACTATTTATTCGAAAAATCAAACTAATGAACCTCACAGAGTTTGCTCTGCATCTGTGGGTATTGCTCAACCAAAGGATACTAGCAGATATGGGTATCTTTCCGAATATGAGGCATTTGGACAAAATGAAGTTCAAGCTGGTGACTATGCAGAAGATATTGCTGCACAAATGCTTGCTTCTTCTTTAGGAATTCCTTTTGATGCTGACAAGGCATGGAATGAAAAAAGACAACAATGGTCTATTTCTGGAGAAATATACAATACTCATAACATTACACAAGCAACAAAAGGTGACAAGGACGGTAAATGGACTACTGTTTTTGCTGCAGCTGTTTTGTTGTTGTGA
- a CDS encoding DsbA family protein — translation MSSEIENNEKVTVKKSTFNGLIIGIIVLVGIASFFAGSFTTNLNSEQISDEDLEKALSKLELKLLQNQLPTKQEAAPVKISADNDPIIGDPNAPITIIEFSDFQCPFCARFHTQTLPTILEEYIDQGKVKLVFRDFPIQSIHPNALPASVAAECANEQGKFREMHDILFEKQNEWNNLETTQALNMFSQYSTSLQLDEETFDSCLTSGKHIEEIKKDLDDGRNYGVSGTPGFFVGNDQIGFVELKGAQPFESFKKIIEAQLDA, via the coding sequence ATGAGTTCCGAGATTGAAAATAATGAAAAAGTCACAGTAAAAAAATCAACGTTTAACGGATTAATTATAGGAATAATTGTGTTAGTCGGAATTGCATCTTTCTTTGCAGGTTCATTTACAACAAATTTGAATTCAGAACAGATTTCAGACGAAGACTTGGAAAAAGCATTATCAAAATTAGAGTTAAAATTATTACAAAATCAATTACCTACAAAGCAAGAAGCTGCTCCTGTAAAAATTTCAGCAGATAATGATCCGATAATAGGAGATCCAAATGCGCCTATCACCATTATTGAATTCTCAGATTTTCAATGTCCATTTTGTGCAAGATTCCATACTCAAACATTACCAACTATTCTTGAAGAATATATTGATCAAGGCAAAGTGAAATTGGTTTTCAGAGACTTTCCTATTCAAAGTATTCATCCAAATGCATTACCTGCATCAGTAGCAGCTGAATGTGCAAATGAACAAGGAAAGTTTAGAGAAATGCATGACATATTGTTTGAAAAACAAAACGAATGGAATAATCTTGAAACTACACAGGCGTTAAACATGTTTAGTCAATATTCAACTAGTTTACAACTAGATGAAGAAACATTTGATTCATGCCTAACTAGCGGAAAACACATTGAAGAAATTAAAAAAGATCTAGATGATGGTAGAAATTACGGAGTATCAGGAACACCAGGTTTTTTTGTAGGAAATGATCAAATCGGATTTGTAGAATTGAAAGGAGCTCAACCGTTTGAAAGTTTCAAAAAAATTATTGAAGCTCAACTAGATGCATAA
- a CDS encoding DEAD/DEAH box helicase — MTKFQDLGLNDEVLKGISEQGFEEAFPIQEAVIPVLLSGRDVVGQAHTGSGKTAAFALSMLQEIQPKQGIQGLIMAPTRELAMQISDEIKKFGKYTGIKIATVYGGQGMGIQLDALHRGVEIVVATPGRLIDHLKRGSIELRDVSHIVLDEADTMLDMGFVDDIQFILDLAPENRVMSLFSATMPTEILRLSEDYLNNPKQFLLDADDLSGEGIDQSYLVIKDRDKFKYLIDFIKPTKGQSIVFCSTKYRTRDVAKFLHQEKFNAVAIEGDMSQHRREQSMGKFRSGKADILVATDVASRGIDVPRVELVVNYDVPNQEMAYFHRIGRTARAGAKGKAVTFVSYSSVGDWNLIKRQIKVPLKDLNQEMGIQISIPDPLKRQTPSRRYGGQSRSNYSRGGRSGGYGRSDRGRNPRDDRGGRKRYGDRDGNRNSYGGRSRW, encoded by the coding sequence ATGACAAAATTTCAAGATTTAGGATTAAACGACGAAGTGCTAAAAGGAATTTCTGAGCAGGGATTTGAAGAAGCATTTCCAATTCAAGAAGCAGTAATTCCAGTATTATTATCAGGAAGAGACGTAGTAGGACAAGCTCATACAGGTTCTGGAAAAACTGCGGCATTTGCATTATCAATGTTGCAAGAGATTCAACCTAAACAAGGAATTCAAGGATTGATCATGGCGCCAACAAGAGAGTTAGCAATGCAAATCAGTGATGAGATTAAAAAATTTGGAAAATACACAGGAATTAAAATTGCAACAGTGTATGGAGGACAAGGAATGGGAATTCAATTAGATGCGCTTCACAGAGGAGTAGAAATTGTTGTAGCTACACCAGGTAGATTGATAGATCATCTCAAGAGAGGTTCAATTGAACTCAGAGATGTATCTCACATTGTTCTTGATGAAGCAGACACGATGCTAGATATGGGATTCGTAGATGATATTCAGTTTATTTTAGATCTAGCCCCAGAAAACAGAGTCATGTCATTGTTTTCAGCAACAATGCCAACTGAAATTTTAAGATTATCAGAAGATTATTTGAATAACCCAAAGCAGTTCTTACTGGATGCAGATGATCTTAGTGGAGAAGGAATTGATCAATCATACTTGGTAATTAAAGACAGAGACAAATTCAAGTATCTAATTGATTTCATAAAACCTACAAAAGGACAAAGCATTGTATTTTGTTCAACAAAATATAGGACTAGAGATGTTGCAAAATTCCTGCATCAAGAAAAATTCAATGCAGTAGCTATTGAAGGAGATATGTCACAGCATAGAAGAGAGCAGTCAATGGGCAAATTCAGAAGTGGAAAAGCAGATATTCTCGTTGCAACAGATGTAGCATCAAGAGGAATCGATGTTCCAAGAGTAGAATTAGTTGTAAATTATGATGTTCCAAATCAAGAAATGGCATATTTTCATAGAATTGGAAGAACAGCAAGAGCAGGAGCAAAAGGTAAGGCAGTTACATTTGTCTCATATTCATCAGTAGGAGATTGGAATCTAATCAAACGTCAAATCAAAGTTCCACTCAAAGATTTGAATCAGGAGATGGGAATTCAAATTTCAATTCCAGATCCTCTAAAAAGACAAACACCATCAAGAAGATACGGTGGTCAGTCTAGATCCAATTACTCAAGAGGGGGACGTTCTGGAGGATATGGAAGATCAGATAGAGGAAGAAACCCTAGAGACGATAGAGGGGGAAGAAAAAGATATGGAGACAGAGATGGTAACAGAAATAGCTACGGCGGACGTAGCAGATGGTAA
- a CDS encoding Lrp/AsnC ligand binding domain-containing protein, translated as MHKGFILLNCDLGAEEYIVDELKQMQDITNAYLTFGAYDVIAEIQSENQDEFEKVIATIRKLSRVVSTMTLNVIVPE; from the coding sequence ATGCACAAAGGATTCATTTTATTAAATTGTGATCTAGGAGCCGAAGAGTATATTGTAGATGAATTAAAACAAATGCAAGACATTACAAATGCATATCTTACTTTTGGGGCATATGATGTAATTGCAGAAATTCAATCAGAAAATCAAGATGAATTTGAAAAAGTAATTGCAACTATTCGCAAACTATCCAGAGTTGTAAGCACCATGACTCTAAATGTAATAGTTCCCGAATAA
- a CDS encoding thioredoxin domain-containing protein: MVENNLINESSPYLLQHANNPVNWYGWNDESLKKAKDENKPIFLSIGYSSCHWCHVMAHESFENEDVAKFMNENFINIKVDREERPDIDDIYQKVCQIATGQGGWPLSIFLTPDQKPFYAGTYFPVLDSYGRPGFGNICRQLAQAWKEKPGDIEKSAERFLGALTKADSLQVPSKLEKTILDEAAMNLFQLGDATYGGFGSAPKFPNAANISFLFRYAKFTGLNKFNEFALKTLKKMANGGIFDQIGGGFSRYSTDAKWLVPHFEKMLYDNALIPVNYVEAYQITKDPFYLEVLQKTLDFVLSEMTSPEGGFYSAYDADSEGVEGKYYVWKKSEIKEILGKDADLFCLYYDVTDGGNWEGNNILCNNLNISTVAFNFGISESEVKKTINLCAEKLLKVRSSRIPPGLDDKILVSWNSLMITAFAKGYRVTGDVRYLNAAKDCISFIEKNLLVDEKLLRTYKNGVAKIDGYLEDYAYFTNALLDVFEIEPDEKYLSLSMRLGNYLVKHFWDSVNNSFFMTSDEHEKLIIRPKSNYDLSLPSGNSVSAFVMLRLFHLSQKQTFLEIATKIMESQAQMAAENPFGFGYLLNTISMYVQKPVEITVINTENSDICKSLFLDYLPNSILITIKNASQLESLSKYPFFEGKSFEEKTSVFICKNFTCSLPLHTIDEINSNL, translated from the coding sequence GTGGTTGAAAATAATCTCATAAACGAAAGTAGTCCATATTTACTTCAACATGCTAATAATCCTGTAAATTGGTATGGCTGGAATGATGAATCATTAAAAAAAGCAAAAGATGAAAACAAACCCATCTTTCTAAGTATTGGATACAGCTCATGTCATTGGTGTCATGTCATGGCCCATGAATCATTTGAAAATGAAGATGTTGCCAAATTTATGAATGAGAATTTTATTAACATCAAAGTTGACCGAGAAGAACGTCCTGACATTGATGATATTTATCAAAAAGTCTGTCAGATAGCTACTGGTCAGGGCGGATGGCCATTGAGTATCTTTCTTACCCCTGATCAAAAACCATTCTATGCAGGAACTTATTTTCCTGTTTTAGATTCTTATGGACGTCCGGGATTTGGAAATATTTGCAGACAATTAGCACAAGCTTGGAAAGAAAAACCTGGGGATATAGAAAAATCTGCTGAAAGATTTCTTGGAGCATTAACAAAAGCAGACTCTCTTCAGGTTCCTTCAAAATTAGAAAAAACAATTCTTGATGAGGCTGCAATGAATCTGTTTCAATTGGGAGATGCAACATATGGTGGATTTGGCTCTGCTCCAAAATTTCCAAACGCTGCAAACATCTCATTTCTATTTAGATATGCAAAGTTTACAGGTCTGAATAAATTCAATGAATTTGCGCTTAAAACTTTGAAAAAAATGGCAAATGGAGGCATTTTTGATCAAATAGGAGGCGGTTTTTCTAGATACTCAACTGATGCAAAATGGCTAGTACCTCACTTTGAAAAAATGCTATATGACAATGCGTTAATTCCAGTAAACTATGTAGAGGCATACCAAATCACGAAAGATCCATTTTATCTCGAAGTCTTACAAAAAACTCTTGATTTTGTACTTAGTGAAATGACTTCTCCTGAAGGCGGTTTCTATTCAGCATATGATGCTGATTCTGAAGGAGTCGAGGGAAAATATTACGTTTGGAAAAAAAGTGAAATTAAAGAAATTCTAGGAAAAGATGCTGATTTGTTTTGCTTATACTATGATGTAACTGATGGTGGAAACTGGGAAGGAAATAATATTTTGTGCAATAACCTGAATATCTCTACTGTTGCTTTTAATTTTGGCATCTCTGAATCTGAAGTTAAAAAAACAATTAATCTATGTGCAGAAAAATTACTAAAAGTTCGTTCTTCAAGAATTCCTCCTGGATTGGATGATAAAATTTTGGTTTCTTGGAATTCTTTAATGATTACTGCTTTTGCAAAAGGCTATCGTGTAACTGGAGATGTTAGATATCTTAATGCTGCTAAAGATTGCATTTCATTTATTGAAAAAAATCTATTAGTCGATGAAAAATTATTACGAACTTACAAAAATGGCGTTGCAAAGATTGATGGCTATCTAGAAGATTATGCTTATTTTACTAATGCTTTACTGGATGTATTTGAAATTGAACCTGATGAGAAATATCTTAGTTTGTCCATGCGTTTGGGGAATTATTTGGTGAAGCATTTTTGGGATTCGGTAAACAATAGTTTCTTTATGACTTCTGATGAGCATGAAAAACTGATAATTCGACCCAAGAGCAATTATGATCTATCTTTACCTTCAGGAAATTCTGTATCTGCATTTGTAATGTTGAGATTGTTTCATTTGTCTCAAAAACAAACTTTTCTTGAAATTGCCACAAAAATCATGGAATCTCAGGCACAAATGGCTGCTGAGAATCCTTTCGGTTTTGGATATTTGCTAAATACCATTTCTATGTATGTTCAAAAACCTGTTGAAATCACAGTAATCAATACTGAAAATTCCGATATTTGCAAATCTTTGTTTTTAGATTATCTCCCAAATTCAATATTGATTACAATCAAAAATGCCTCTCAACTGGAGAGTCTTTCCAAATATCCTTTCTTTGAAGGAAAATCCTTTGAAGAAAAAACTTCAGTTTTTATTTGCAAGAATTTTACTTGTTCTTTGCCATTGCATACAATTGATGAAATAAACTCAAATCTCTAG
- a CDS encoding alcohol dehydrogenase catalytic domain-containing protein: MEKMRAMVLSKCAKIETEPLKLTEIDKHEIKRSNEILLKIEACGVCHSQLHGIEGDWQDIGIPPALPTVPGHEVVGKVVQIGDKVTKFKVGDRAGITPLLEACKECQYCKEGKEYLCESSVITGESFKGGYTEYITVVEDFATKVPEKMKAEYAAPLFCAGITAYKAVKASEPKPNKKIGIYGIGGVGHMAIQFAKVENCDVIAFSRSQKHLDVAKRLGANDAVIFSEKQQDFLNTLKEKHGLLDAAIVFAPADIVTDTAIKSVKKGGLIVIATVGENPAFMAFEEKTIRGTLIGSTKDMEQVIKICDEKDIEVITQTFPLEKANEALKKLKDSEIEARAVLIP, from the coding sequence ATGGAAAAAATGCGAGCGATGGTATTATCAAAATGTGCCAAAATTGAAACAGAGCCATTAAAACTAACAGAGATAGACAAACATGAAATCAAAAGATCTAATGAAATTTTATTAAAAATCGAGGCATGCGGGGTATGTCATTCACAATTACATGGGATTGAAGGAGATTGGCAAGATATCGGCATTCCGCCAGCATTGCCAACAGTTCCAGGACATGAAGTAGTAGGAAAAGTAGTACAAATTGGAGACAAAGTTACTAAATTCAAAGTAGGAGATAGAGCAGGAATTACGCCATTGTTAGAAGCATGCAAAGAATGCCAATATTGTAAAGAAGGTAAAGAATACCTTTGCGAATCATCAGTCATCACAGGAGAATCTTTCAAAGGAGGATACACTGAATACATTACTGTTGTTGAAGACTTTGCAACAAAAGTTCCAGAAAAAATGAAAGCAGAATATGCTGCACCATTATTTTGTGCAGGAATCACAGCATACAAGGCTGTTAAGGCATCAGAACCTAAACCAAATAAAAAAATCGGAATTTATGGTATTGGAGGAGTAGGTCACATGGCAATACAATTTGCCAAAGTAGAGAATTGTGATGTGATTGCGTTTTCTAGATCTCAAAAACATCTAGATGTTGCAAAAAGATTAGGTGCAAATGACGCAGTTATTTTCTCCGAAAAACAGCAAGACTTTCTTAACACGCTTAAAGAAAAACACGGCTTACTAGATGCAGCAATAGTTTTTGCACCAGCAGATATTGTAACAGATACAGCTATCAAATCAGTGAAGAAAGGAGGATTAATCGTCATAGCAACCGTGGGTGAAAATCCAGCTTTTATGGCATTTGAAGAGAAGACGATAAGAGGAACGCTAATTGGCTCAACTAAAGACATGGAGCAAGTAATCAAGATATGTGATGAAAAAGACATCGAAGTTATCACCCAAACATTCCCATTGGAAAAAGCAAATGAAGCACTAAAGAAATTAAAAGATTCAGAGATTGAAGCTAGAGCTGTTCTCATACCTTAA
- a CDS encoding Lrp/AsnC ligand binding domain-containing protein: MEKAFMLISCEIGEEQSLFSQLKEIPEVKNCLITFGSYDVVAEFVTDSPSKINEIITSKIRKLKNIRSTITLRVTN, encoded by the coding sequence TTGGAAAAAGCATTCATGTTAATCAGCTGTGAAATTGGAGAAGAACAATCCCTTTTTTCACAATTAAAAGAAATTCCTGAAGTCAAAAACTGTTTGATTACTTTTGGCAGTTATGATGTTGTAGCAGAATTTGTTACTGATTCTCCTTCAAAAATTAATGAAATTATTACCTCCAAAATTAGAAAACTAAAGAATATTCGAAGCACGATAACTTTACGTGTGACAAACTAG